TGAAATTCTTCCTTGTAACTACTGAGTTTTCGTGGAACAAGACCACGCCCTTCCCCGCGGAATTTCGCAATCAAGAGATTTTCTGCAACCGTCATCCGAGGAGCTGTTCCCATTTTCGGATCTTGAAAGACTCGAGCCAGATAGTTGGCTCTTTTCTCCGGTGATAAATGCGTTACATTGTCACCCAAGATATGAATTGTTCCGCTAGTCAGTGGCAAGGTTCCTGCAATCACGTTGAATAAGGTTGATTTACCAGCACCATTTCCCCCTAAAATCGTAATAAAATCATGCTCATGAATCGTTAGAGAGACCTGATTTAAAATCACTTTTTCTTCGCCAAATCCGCTATTGACCACCTTAGTGGCATCTTTTAATTCTACAATTGCTGTCATTTGCTAATGGTCACTCCTTTGAAGACTTTTGCTTTTAAGGTCGGTATCATGAGGCAGATTGCTAAAATCACCGCACTATAAATACGAAGATAGCTCGTATTAAAGCCAAGTGCAATCACAGCCCAAATCAAAAATTGATAGGAAATCGCTCCAATGACAATGGTCATCAACCGCTCTGCAAGACTGAGACTCTTAAAGAGCACTTCGCCAATAATCAGACTGGCAAGACCCACGACAATGACGCCGATTCCACGTGAGACATCCGCATACCCCTCCTGTTGGGCAATCAAAGCACCAGCAAGTGCAATCACTCCATTTGACAAGACCAAGCCCATGAGTTCCATACGGTCGGTATCAATGCCAAAACTCCGTGCCATATCTGGATTGTCTCCTGTTGCAATATAGGCCTGCCCTAACTTAGTATCAAGGAAGAAAAGCAGAGCTGCAATCACGACAACTACAAATAGCAAACCTGCTACTAGATTATTGATAGCATCCGTAAAAGGAAGATAATCCTGAATTTGTGTCGTCCCTAACAAACCAAGATTGGCCCGCCCCATAATCATCAGCATAATGGAATGGCAGGAGGTCATCACTAAAATCCCTGATAAAAGAGTGGGAATTTTCCCTTTGGTATAGAGCAAGCCTGTTGCAAGACCAGCCACACAACCAGCAAGGACTGCAATTCCTGTCGCAAGAAATGGGTTCATGCCACCGCTAATTAGCGTAACTGCTACCGCACCACCCAAAGGAAAGCTCCCTTCAGCCGTCATGTCTGGAAAATTCAAAATCCGAAAGGTCATATAAATGCCCAGACCCAAGATAGACCAGACCAGACCTTGTGATACTATTGATACAATCATATTTTCTATCCTATACTATAAGAAATAAGTGGGGTCATGTTGATCACGAACTTAGACCCACTCTCATTTTCTAGCTTATTCTACAATTTCACCAGCAGCTTTTTCAATCTCTTCTGGGATTGTAATGCCTAATTCTGCTGCGACTTTTTTGTTGATAATTGGTGCTCCTTGATCCACTACGTCTACTGGTGTTTCTGCTGGTTTTGCACCTTTCAAAATCTTAGCAGTCATTTTTCCTGTTGAAACACCAAGACCGTATTGACTCACAACAACAGATGCCAAACCGCCTTCTTTCACCATTGTGTCTGCGCTTGGGAAGATTGGTACTTTTGCCTCTTTGTTGCTCGCTACAACTGTTTTGAAGGCTGAAGCAATGGCATTGTCTTGTGGAACCCAAATCGCATCAACTTTGCTGGT
Above is a window of Streptococcus sp. zg-86 DNA encoding:
- a CDS encoding ABC transporter ATP-binding protein, translated to MTAIVELKDATKVVNSGFGEEKVILNQVSLTIHEHDFITILGGNGAGKSTLFNVIAGTLPLTSGTIHILGDNVTHLSPEKRANYLARVFQDPKMGTAPRMTVAENLLIAKFRGEGRGLVPRKLSSYKEEFQATIDQIGNGLEKHLDTPIEFLSGGQRQALSLLMATLKRPELLLLDEHTAALDPKTSVALMELTDRFVTKDQLTALMITHQMEDALKYGNRLLVMKDGQIIQDLNKEEKQEMTLADYYRLFE
- a CDS encoding ABC transporter permease; this translates as MIVSIVSQGLVWSILGLGIYMTFRILNFPDMTAEGSFPLGGAVAVTLISGGMNPFLATGIAVLAGCVAGLATGLLYTKGKIPTLLSGILVMTSCHSIMLMIMGRANLGLLGTTQIQDYLPFTDAINNLVAGLLFVVVVIAALLFFLDTKLGQAYIATGDNPDMARSFGIDTDRMELMGLVLSNGVIALAGALIAQQEGYADVSRGIGVIVVGLASLIIGEVLFKSLSLAERLMTIVIGAISYQFLIWAVIALGFNTSYLRIYSAVILAICLMIPTLKAKVFKGVTISK